In one Phyllostomus discolor isolate MPI-MPIP mPhyDis1 chromosome 8, mPhyDis1.pri.v3, whole genome shotgun sequence genomic region, the following are encoded:
- the ARRDC2 gene encoding arrestin domain-containing protein 2 isoform X1, translating into MLFDKVKVFVVLLDDTSAGANPVFSGGQVVAGRVLLELAGQARVGALRLRARGRAHVHWTESRSSGSSTAYTQSYSERVDVLSHHATLLAPDTGETTTLSAGRHEFPFSFQLPPTLVTSFEGKHGSVRYCIKATLHRPWVPARRARKVFTVIEPVDINTPALLAPQAGAREKVARSWYSNRGLVSLSAKIDRKGYTPGEVIPVFAEIDNSSTRPVLPRAVVVQTQTFMARGARKQKHAVVASLLGEPVGPGRRALWQGRALRIPPVGPSILHCRVLHVDYTLKVCVDIPGTSKLLLELPLVIGTVPLHPFGSRSSSVGSHTGFLLDWGLGALPEQPEAPPEYSEVVADGVAAVGQSPFPPPQESDMSLEGPFFTYIQEFRYRPPPLYSEEDPNPPSEAMRPRCMTC; encoded by the exons ATGCTTTTCGACAAGGTGAAGGTGTTCGTTGTGCTTCTGGACGACACGAGCGCGGGCGCTAATCCCGTGTTCAGCGGCGGCCAGGTCGTAGCCGGCCGGGTGCTGCTGGAGCTGGCGGGCCAGGCGCGCGTGGGAGCCCTGAGGCTACGCGCGCGGGGCCGCGCCCACGTGCATTGGACCGAGTCACGCAGTTCGGGCTCGAGCACCGCGTACACACAGAGTTACAGCGAGCGCGTGGATGTCCTGAGCCACCATGCCACGCTTCTCGCGCCAG ATACGGGAGAGACCACCACATTGTCTGCTGGGCGCCACGAGTTCCCATTCAGCTTTCAGCTGCCTCC GACACTGGTGACGTCATTCGAGGGCAAACACGGCAGTGTCCGATACTGCATCAAGGCCACCCTGCACCGGCCCTGGGTTCCTGCCCGCAGGGCAAGGAAGGTGTTTACTGTTATCGAGCCCGTGGACATCAACACGCCTGCCCTGCTG GCGCCTCAGGCAGGAGCTCGGGAGAAAGTTGCCCGATCCTGGTACAGTAACCGTGGCCTGGTCTCCCTCTCAGCCAAGATCGACCGCAAGGGCTACACACCAG GCGAGGTGATCCCCGTGTTCGCTGAGATTGACAACAGCTCCACGCGCCCGGTGCTGCCTCGAGCAGTCGTGGTCCAGACTCAGACCTTCATGGCCCGAGGCGCCCGAAAGCAGAAGCATGCAGTGGTGGCCAGTCTCCTGGGCGAGCCTGTGGGCCCCGGGCGGCGAGCACTGTGGCAGGGCCGGGCGCTCCGGATACCTCCTGTGGGCCCTTCCATCCTGCACTGCCGCGTGCTGCATGTGGACTACACCCTCAAG GTCTGCGTGGACATCCCGGGCACGTCCAAGCTGCTCCTGGAGCTGCCGCTGGTCATCGGCACTGTCCCCCTGCATCCTTTTGGCAGCCGCTCGTCCAGCGTGGGCAGCCACACCGGCTTCCTGCtagactgggggctgggggccctgccAGAGCAGCCTGAGG CCCCTCCGGAGTATTCAGAGGTGGTGGCAGACGGTGTGGCAGCTGTGGGGCAGAGCCCCTTCCCACCACCTCAGGAGTCCGACATGAGCCTTGAGGGCCCCTTCTTCACCTATATCCAAGAGTTCCGCTACCGCCCGCCGCCCCTGTACTCTGAG GAGGATCCAAACCCCCCCTCGGAAGCCATGAGGCCACGCTGCATGACCTGCTGA
- the ARRDC2 gene encoding arrestin domain-containing protein 2 isoform X2, translating into MRLGCLSSFRLELARGGSYRGGERLCGRVLLEAAAPLRVRALEVVARGGAAAQWLEGRSVGVNAVSSHFAAAETYLRRRRLLLRDTGETTTLSAGRHEFPFSFQLPPTLVTSFEGKHGSVRYCIKATLHRPWVPARRARKVFTVIEPVDINTPALLAPQAGAREKVARSWYSNRGLVSLSAKIDRKGYTPGEVIPVFAEIDNSSTRPVLPRAVVVQTQTFMARGARKQKHAVVASLLGEPVGPGRRALWQGRALRIPPVGPSILHCRVLHVDYTLKVCVDIPGTSKLLLELPLVIGTVPLHPFGSRSSSVGSHTGFLLDWGLGALPEQPEAPPEYSEVVADGVAAVGQSPFPPPQESDMSLEGPFFTYIQEFRYRPPPLYSEEDPNPPSEAMRPRCMTC; encoded by the exons ATGCGTCTGGGGTGCTTGAGCAGCTTCAGGCTGGAGCTGGCGCGTGGCGGTTCGTACCGCGGCGGGGAGCGACTGTGCGGCCGGGTGCTGCTGGAGGCGGCGGCGCCACTGCGTGTGAGAGCGCTGGAGGTGGTCGCCCGCGGCGGGGCGGCGGCGCAGTGGCTCGAGGGCCGAAGCGTGGGTGTCAACGCAGTTTCCAGCCACTTCGCGGCCGCAGAGACGTActtgcggcggcggcggctgctacTCCGAG ATACGGGAGAGACCACCACATTGTCTGCTGGGCGCCACGAGTTCCCATTCAGCTTTCAGCTGCCTCC GACACTGGTGACGTCATTCGAGGGCAAACACGGCAGTGTCCGATACTGCATCAAGGCCACCCTGCACCGGCCCTGGGTTCCTGCCCGCAGGGCAAGGAAGGTGTTTACTGTTATCGAGCCCGTGGACATCAACACGCCTGCCCTGCTG GCGCCTCAGGCAGGAGCTCGGGAGAAAGTTGCCCGATCCTGGTACAGTAACCGTGGCCTGGTCTCCCTCTCAGCCAAGATCGACCGCAAGGGCTACACACCAG GCGAGGTGATCCCCGTGTTCGCTGAGATTGACAACAGCTCCACGCGCCCGGTGCTGCCTCGAGCAGTCGTGGTCCAGACTCAGACCTTCATGGCCCGAGGCGCCCGAAAGCAGAAGCATGCAGTGGTGGCCAGTCTCCTGGGCGAGCCTGTGGGCCCCGGGCGGCGAGCACTGTGGCAGGGCCGGGCGCTCCGGATACCTCCTGTGGGCCCTTCCATCCTGCACTGCCGCGTGCTGCATGTGGACTACACCCTCAAG GTCTGCGTGGACATCCCGGGCACGTCCAAGCTGCTCCTGGAGCTGCCGCTGGTCATCGGCACTGTCCCCCTGCATCCTTTTGGCAGCCGCTCGTCCAGCGTGGGCAGCCACACCGGCTTCCTGCtagactgggggctgggggccctgccAGAGCAGCCTGAGG CCCCTCCGGAGTATTCAGAGGTGGTGGCAGACGGTGTGGCAGCTGTGGGGCAGAGCCCCTTCCCACCACCTCAGGAGTCCGACATGAGCCTTGAGGGCCCCTTCTTCACCTATATCCAAGAGTTCCGCTACCGCCCGCCGCCCCTGTACTCTGAG GAGGATCCAAACCCCCCCTCGGAAGCCATGAGGCCACGCTGCATGACCTGCTGA